The following DNA comes from Quercus robur chromosome 1, dhQueRobu3.1, whole genome shotgun sequence.
ccccccccccggcatATAAAGCACCATTTATTCAACTTTTGGTGGAGCCAAAATGATGCAGGAAAAAGcttaaatgggttttaataCCAATTTTGATGTAGGATTTTTAGGTATTTGGCGCTAAACTAGATTCTTGATGAGACCTTGAATGTGTTGATGGCTGTTTAGTATTAAAATAAGAATTGAACATGAAATAAAGAAAGCTAAAACACTAGGCAATCACACCCGCAAAGCTTAAATAAGCTGCTAGAATTTTATTGAAATCAATCTCTCTATCAATCTTCTTGACTACAATGAATCCTTTATATAGGCTATTGCTAAATCCTTTCTTAGAAGAACTAGGACCCCTAAATAACCTAATCCTAGAAAGACTAGGATTACTAATAATAAAGAATAGCAATTAAGAACTTCTAGACCAAATAGAAAATGGCtcttaaacaaaaataagactCATGGGTCTTTTTAGTACAGCCAAGGACCGCCCCTTTCAGAAAATCTAGAAAATACTGAATTGCCCTATTCCAGTAAACTTAATTAAAACTGAACTAGCAACTTTCTAAGTTAAAGAAGTGTGGCGTCATTTAATCAAGTTTTATTAGGGAAATGGCTGTGGAGATATGGGCATGAAGTTACCCACCTTTGGTGGAGAGTTATCTCCACAAAATATGGTGAGGGTCAAGTGGGGTGGAGTACGAAAGTTTGTAGGAGGACTCATGGATGTGGCCTTTGGAGAAGCATTCATGAAGGGTGGGAGAGTTTTTCTAAGCATCTGTCTTTTGTAGTAGGTGAAGGCACTCGTATCCGCTTATGGCATGATAGGTGGATTGGTGATAATACCCTAAAAGATCTCTATCCTAAGCTCTATGTGTGTTCAGCTGCCAAGGATGCTTGCATCTTTGAGGTTTTGTGGATTTCGGAAGGGGGTATTGTTAGAGTGTGGGATTTAAGGTTTTATAGAGCTTTTAAAGATTGGGAGCTAGCTGCATCTTATTCTCTACTTTAGCTTATCCAAACTCGTATTCCTCGGGGTGATAGGAGAGATACTCTTTGTTGGGGCTCAAAGGTGATGGTAAGTTTGACACCCGGTCTTACTACCAAGCGATTCGGGGTACTCCgaattctttgtttccttggaagggtgtttggaaaccAAAGATTCCTAAGCGAGTGGCTTTCTTTTTGTGGATAGTTGCTCATGATCGGATTCTCACTTTGGATAATCTCATGCATAGGGGTCGCCCTTTGGCAAtcggtgttgtatgtgttgttgtGATGGAGAGTCAGTGgatcaccttcttcttcattgtcttGTTACACATACCTTATGGACTTTTATGCTTCAAGCTtttggtattcattgggttatgccaggaTCGGTGGCGGGATTGTTATTTTGTTAGCATTagtggcttgggaagcataatTCGAACATTTGGAATTTGATTCCAGGGTGCTTAACGTGGATTGTTTGGTTGGAACGAAATCGTCGCTCACTTGAGGACAATGAGAAGACGTTGGATAAGTTAAAGGTTTTATGTCAGCGTAGTCTTTTTGAGTGGTCTCATTGTTGGGGTTTTActaattcttcttctctctttgagTTTATGTTTTCCCTTAGATTAACTTCCAGATTGTTTTGCTGTTTGTTTCATCTAtttcttgttgttcatcatcatgaacaacttgtGCTATTCATCTTTTACTCATTAATAATAGTTCtctgattacctatcaaaaaaaaaaaaaaaaaactaaactaaactaaccATGAAAGGTGCCAAGAAAGCCCCACATCAAAGCCAGACCATAAATCTTGAATCTTTTGgtatttaatattgtttttcaaattctttcttgTTTGCATTATTAAATAACTGTAAATTTGGAACCATGATAGTTCTTTCATTAACGCATGATGAATATTTATATACAAGCTACttaatatatacacatacacacacaagcTGTACATGATTTTTGGGCAATGGGCTGCTATAAAGAAGACATATTACAGCATTTAAACTATTAGCAGTTGCACAAGTTAAAACCCCTTATGACATTCTAATTTATTCATAATACATACATTTGATTTTGCACTCACAATCATGGTCTTCTcatattcaatttcaaatatatcttGCATGCCTAATAATAACAGTCTGAGACATATGTCACTTATGTTTTCAGGTCCGCCAAAGATGATCAATTTACTGAATTCCAAAATCGTTTAATGGAAGAGAGCCAGAAGAGTAAGGCATATGGATTTGGTTATTTGGTGCTACTTGTAACTCTTACACTAGCTTACCAGTTTGGTGTGTTAGCATCTACATCATGGATTTAGTATTTTTCAGCTTAGACAAACCTAGATGAGTATAATAGGAATTTCTCCTTTGCTTCTGTGGAAAACTAGCATAGATAGATCTTAAGTTTTGTCTGGGTATTTATCCATTAAGGTTATAATTGACTGGTTTTGAGAACATGCATTAAGGTTATACTTGCTTACTAGTTTGATGTGTTAGCAACTTAGCATCTGCATTATGGAGTTTCTTAGTATTGTTTCAGCTTAGACAAATCTAGATGAGTTTAATAGGAATTTCTCCCttgtttcatttttgttgtCTGGGTACTAATGCATTAAGGTTATAATTGACTGGTTTTGAGAACATGGTAAGCCCTGCAATTATAGTGAATATATTATCTAGGGCAGACAGGAAACACGATGTCAATTTCACTTTATGTGTTACAACCCAAATACTTGTGCCAAGTTTGGTGCAAGAGGAAAAAGATTAACAATGGTAAATTGGAGACGAGTTTTCAGAGGATCATCTATTGCACATGATATTGTGGGCAGCCTAGATGATCAACATTGTTAGATAAGTACTAGGAAACAATTAATTTGTTGATTCGAATGATTCATAAGTAAAAATAtggaataactttttttttaaaagaatgcAAAGATGGTTTTTATTGTGTGCCATGTGGAACATTTGCATTCAAATTCATGTTGAGATGCAACTTGATTCTAGATATTTGGTTTACCATCAGCTTTAAATGAACCAGCTAGGCTGGTTCTTGTATTCTAAACCTAGAACTAGATTGAAAGCTACAAGGAGCTAAACTAGGCCACCAGGATAAATGCAGGTGTGTGAGGTCTGTTTCAGATTGATCGATGGAAAAcatttaggatgtgtttggataccgcttattttagctgaaaattgaaaacttattgctgaaaacaataaaaaaataatttttggattACTGTTCACTCTACCAAACACTGTACATTTGCCttaatgcactgttcatgtcccatgaacagtgcaagagaCGCtggtcaaaaaaagaaaaaagaagaagaataaaacgCAAACGCAGCCATGAAACGCGTGTCCAAACGCGTACTTACTACTTAATTTATTGTGATATGGCTAATGACGGAAAGGTAGGTAATTATAGTAAATGAAAGATAAATAACTCAATGTGGACGCTAGTTTAGTAGTGCTCATGATGAGTGCCCAGATTTCCAGAAAAGTCAGGCCTACACCCATTTTCTATGCCTTCACTTGGACCCCTTAACTTTCTCATTTGAATTTATAGTATAGTTTTCATTGTTACtttaataactaaatttttgTGTGGTTGTTGTAATTGCGAACATGGTTTTGATAATTAAACCAATTAACTCACTGGGTTGGGCTGGCTTGTGTTTCTAGTTGAACCGAACCAAGTTGTAGTTCAAACTTTTTTTAAGTGCAAAGAGATCATattgtttaataaaaattggtgcAACTTAGTTTTGAAAGCTGTAGTCATATCATCTATATTGATTGGAGTTTCATCATGCTTCTCTTGTTAGAAAAGTTATGACAAATATGTTTGTATGTATGGTGTTTTTTTCATCCCTACTTAGTTTAGAGCTTCTATCGGCACTTCACCAAAATTAAGCAGGTTAATGTGTTTGATATTGTTGACATAAGTACTGCTTTGATGTGACTACATTTAAAGGacttaaaaagatgaaaaaaagaCTGTGTTAGCCTTTTTAAAGGACTTAAAAAGACTTAAATGTGACTACATTTAAAGGacttaaaaagatgaaaaaaagaCTGTGTTAGCCTTTGAAATCTTGGTGTTTTCTCATGCTATGTGAATCTTCTATTGATTTTTGTAAGGAAAAAGTTATCCTCCAAAACAAGGTGGAGGAATTTCCTTTGTATGTAATAGTTCATAAGGCCATCCACATGTACTTTAATCACATGActtgttaaaatatttaaacatgTCACATCACTATTAAATAAGTAATGTGATTAAAAAGTATTCATGGATGCTCATTTGAGTTGCCACATATTGGTTTGCAGGGACtttcaaaaaacaattttgCTGTTGTCAACTGTAATAGTTGGTAATAATGGTAATTCTAGCGTTTAAGCATGGGTGTATCTATTGTATGCTTCCTGTGTACTTGGGCCACATTTCTCTTTAgctcaataaaaattattaattataatttaaaaaaaaaaggcgtcTTTACATGACCAATCAATtcctattttttgtttgatcaatTTCTGATCATCATTGAGAGGATGAATATATTGCAGATAAAGCTCTTTCTGAAGAAGTAGAGAAGCTCAGTGTACTACAACTAGAGGGAAATTTTGGCAGTTCAAGGGTTGGCAGAAATGACAACGGACGTCTGAATACACCTAAAGTTACAAGATCAGTGTCCAACAGCCCATACAGAATAATGACCAGAAGACGTAGCAGGCTTTTTAGTTCTGAGAGTCAAGATGATGCCATGCAAGTGCAACAAGAATCAGAGAAAAATTTATTAACAGAAACTGTGCCCAGTGGTGCTCTCTTAAATGTTCAGCAGGTATAAAAGTTAATCCTACATGTGTTGAGCAGGAACTATTAGTTTTATGCTTTTCTTCTGACCAATTTTTTGTAATCATCCAGCCGGAATGCTGTAGAAGAACTGCTAACACATCAGGTTGGTGTTGGAAATTAAATATCTGATATTTTTACTTGGcatatttttggtttattgtgTTATAGTGTTTCTTAGGTGGTGGAATGAATGAAAGGGGCTCAGTTAACTGCTTGTTTCAAGCTTTTGTTGAGTACTTGGTGGGTATGAAACTATCTGCTGTTACTCAAACTGAGGGAATGTCTATTTCAGCCCTGCACCAATCAAGTGGTAAGCCATCAATCTGGAATAATAGTTTCAATTCCTTGACATGTAcacatatttctttttatttcttgattcTTTGATGTTAATATGATGCAACCAGCTAACATCTTTTAACTGAATGTTTGGCCATTCATTTTATAATACCCATATTCTGATTCAAGAAGTTCCCTGTTAAATAGATGTTGTGGTGGGAGGATTATTTTGTTTCATAAGGATGTGTAAGAAGTCCTCTATCTTGATTTGATGAATTATTGTTGTCTGGGACCCAAAAGAGCGGTGACGGACAAAGAGCCAAAATTTCTGGATATAGGTAAAACATGCTCCAGATATTCTATGAAATTGTAGCATAAACGCTTTTATCTGAAGCATTCCAAGACATGATAATGCGTTTGACAGAGTGGACTTCTTAAATACAATTGACTTTgcttatactaaaaaaatactttttaaaatataaatttttaactttgtAAAACATATCAGTCACTTTTGCTATTTTTCTTTGGACAAAATGATGTCTTTGGACACCATATCAGCCATTCCTCAAATgtataatactaaaaaaaaaaaaaactgctagTGTTTGACACAAATTTTGACTAGCGATTTAATCAAAGGATGTTTGCATTACATATATATGGGTTCAAAATAGAATGGTTGTATTGAAAGTATCTTATTGTACCTGTGTCCAATTAGACCTTAGAAAAAGCTTGTTTGATTGTCTAATTAAGCCTCTGGTATATTGCTTAATTGGAATTCTTGGCAGAACTAAGTTTTGGCTTCAAGCATCTTATGGATCAAATACTGCATGTTGATCACTACTTTCTAATCTTGATCATAACAGGGTACTCATTCAGTCTTACATGGGTAGACACAGCTGCTGGAGAGGAAGCAGAACTGTTGTACCGTGTCTCATCATTGGGGACATTTGAGAGAGTAGCACCAGAATGGATGAGAGAGGTCATTCTCTTCAGCACAAGCATGTGCCCTATCTTCTTTGAAAGGGTATCCCGTGTCATCAGACTGCACCACTAATGGTCCTCTTCTTAGTTTAGATTGTTGTTTTTGACAATCTGAAATACTGCAAGTATTTGTAAATCAACACCTGTGGCAATGGACTTGCGATGGGCTAGTCTAATTATCTTCTTGCTGTAGATTAGGTAGTGGTATGGTAGATTTTCTCGTAGATTAGGGAACTTCAAGAAAACTTTGTGATCTTCTATGTAAATTCAATGACTCAGATATATTGGTTGACAGTATGAATTTCTAGAGATAAACAAATCTCAGAATGTATTTGATATACAACTTGCTTATATAAAAGCAGTGGTTATCTTTAAAACTTAGAGGTGGTTTATGATGTTTTAATGATGATTTgtattgaaattaaaatattgaggatttgtgcaagttcttttatttctttggttAGAATATATAACAGTTCTTCTGTATATTGTGGCAAGTGGGCTCTGATGTATGTTCCAAGCTATAACAATGAGTTTAGACTCACCACTGCAGTGGTATTTAAGCCAGTCCATATATATGTTGATTATCACTGTGCAAGCTTTTTATGGTATCTGAGCAAGCGGTAGATCTGGAGTGCATATAGTATGTTGAACAATTTAGTTATCTCAACTCCTTCTCGAGGATCAATATATTTAATAGCTTTCTCTTTTTGTATCTGCCTCAATGCATGGTTCCACAAAATTTCCTGTAATCTATTCGAGGTGAAATACAAACATGTAATCAATAAACTTAAGATGTTTGTCATGAAACATAAGAGAAACTTTCACACTAACATAGGGCATGCGTAGGCCCATGTATAAAGAAGCCCAATCCAACTACACTTTGCAATAAGCCCATTAGCACTACTTCTAATAGTCTATACCGTGAGTCAGAACGCATAGAATCCCAATCTCTCTATTCCCTCTAGGCTCTACTCTATTCTATCTCTAcctactcttcttcttctcttcctatCTAcattttcactctctctctatttctcagtccctctcttcctcttccatCGTTAAACCCTATAAAAAGCCCCTTCTTTCCAACGACGTCGTTCCACACACAGAGACAGAGGGAGGAACCACAATGAATCCCTCTACTCTCACAACCacttcaccttcttcttcttcttcttcttcttcttcttcttccacttTCCTCAACCCTCTCCCTCTCCGAACTTCTAACAACCTCAACAGACGACGCCGTTTCCGTGTCTCAGTCCCTCGCAACTCTTCCGCCGACCAATCCGCGCCTTCCACGTCATCGCCTCCTCCTCCGACGGGCAATACAGTCTTCGTCGGAGGCAAAAGAGAGCTCACCGGGATTCAGCCTTTGGTGGCCAGCCTCTCGCCGCCTGTCAGGTTGGCTTCCTCCGCCTTGTTAATAGGCGCAGCCATAGCCGCCGGCTATGGCTTGGGTTCTCGCTTCGGTAAGGCTCAGGGTAATGTCGCCACTGTCGGCGGAGCTGCCGCCCTCGGCGCGGCTGCTGCAGCTGCCGCGTATGCCGTGAGTGCGGCTGTGCCGGACGTTGCTGCTGCTGATTTGCATAATTACGTGGCGGGATGTGACGATCCTAAGGTTGTGAACAAGGACGATATTGAAAGGATTGCCAAGAagtaagttcaatttttttctttacactcATTCATTCCATTGTAATTTGATTGATagctagtgtgtgtatatatatgtggcCTAAGTAAATTAGAATTTTGGAGACGAGTTTGTTTTGCTGTGAATCGCTTTATTCTAATAAAACGATGAGTTCTAATTGGTTTTGACTAACatgtaataaaaatcaaataaatataatgaTGAGGATGTGAAATGGAAATGGAAAATTATGGGATTTCATTACTTTGCAACGTTAGATAGAGTCAACCAGAAAGTCAAAGCCTtccatatcatatatatatatatatatatatatatattaatttattggtTGCAGAGCTTCAATATATAATCTGTGGTGA
Coding sequences within:
- the LOC126724174 gene encoding uncharacterized protein LOC126724174, whose translation is MEALYAKLYDKYTKLKKRKWSELDKLNKDQEVKFVTYVNAAEELIQHLKNENDQLRAQVDDLRSEVSSIRSAKDDQFTEFQNRLMEESQKNKALSEEVEKLSVLQLEGNFGSSRVGRNDNGRLNTPKVTRSVSNSPYRIMTRRRSRLFSSESQDDAMQVQQESEKNLLTETVPSGALLNVQQPECCRRTANTSGGGMNERGSVNCLFQAFVEYLVGMKLSAVTQTEGMSISALHQSSGYSFSLTWVDTAAGEEAELLYRVSSLGTFERVAPEWMREVILFSTSMCPIFFERVSRVIRLHH